A single genomic interval of Argonema galeatum A003/A1 harbors:
- a CDS encoding retroviral-like aspartic protease, producing MFNARRYPFQPKRDEFGVLANVPYLPLTLTYQNRSVDVMGLLDTGASINVLPYNIGLQLGAIWEEQRFSVTLAGNLASAEAKGLLVLATVGDFEPVQLAFAWTNVNNIPILLGRTNFFTEFDVCFYGSQLAFEIYPKFKES from the coding sequence ATGTTTAATGCTAGGCGATATCCTTTTCAACCTAAACGAGATGAGTTTGGTGTTTTAGCTAATGTTCCGTATTTGCCTTTAACACTAACTTATCAAAATCGTTCTGTTGATGTTATGGGTTTACTGGATACAGGAGCTAGTATTAATGTTTTGCCGTATAATATTGGGTTACAATTAGGAGCAATTTGGGAAGAGCAAAGATTTTCTGTTACTTTAGCGGGTAATTTAGCAAGTGCTGAAGCAAAGGGGTTATTAGTTTTGGCAACAGTAGGGGACTTTGAGCCAGTTCAGTTAGCTTTTGCTTGGACTAATGTGAATAATATTCCGATTCTTTTAGGAAGAACTAATTTTTTTACTGAGTTTGATGTTTGTTTTTATGGGTCACAATTAGCGTTTGAAATCTATCCTAAATTTAAGGAGAGTTGA